A window of [Clostridium] innocuum genomic DNA:
GTTTCCTCCTATGCAAACGGTGCCTTGCAGAACCGCAGTGAGGAGCTGCTGCGCGGCTTCTGTTTATGCAACAATGCAACCGTGCAGAAGGAGGAAATCCTCGGAGAGCCTACCGAAGCCGCTTTGATGGCGTTCTGTGAAGAAAACGGGATGCATAAGGACGCAGAAGACCTGTCCTACGTGAGAGTGAATGAGATCAGCTTCGATTCCACACGTAAGCTCATGACAACGATTCATCAGCATGGAAAAGAGTATGTGGCATTCACCAAGGGTGCCCTGGAAAAGGTACTGGATTTGTGCACACAGGTTCGTATGGATGGCACAACCGTGCGGATGAGCAGCTATGAGAAAAACCGCATACTGGAAGCAAGCAAAAAGGTAAGCAGTGATGCGCAGCGTGTTCTCGCTTTAGCAATGCGCTCCCTGAAAAGTCCGCATGAAAGTGCTGTGGAGAGTAAAATGACGTTTATAGGCTTTGCCGGCTTAATCGATCCGCCTCGCGAGGAGGTACGGGATTCCATCAGGCTGTGCCACAAGGCTGGAATACAGGTTGTTATGATTACAGGAGATCATCCGCTCACTGCATTTGCCATTGCCCGCAATCTGGGAATCGCAAAAACGGAGCAGCAGGTGATCACCGGAAAAGATCTGGATGAAATGAATGAGGAAACACTGGCGCAGCATGTACAAAGCTATTGTGTATATGCCCGTGTAACACCGGAGCATAAGGTGCGAATCGTCAACGCATTTAAAAAGCATCAGCTTGTCGTTGCCATGTCAGGAGACGGCGTGAACGATGCACCGAGTTTAAAGAATGCCGATATCGGTATCGCTATGGGAAAGACGGGAACTGATGTATGCAAGCAGGCCTCCGATATGATTCTTGCGGATGATAACTTCGCAACGATTGTTGAGGCAGTGGAGCAGGGAAGAAATATATATCTGAATATTCAGAAGGCTGTGCTTTATCTTCTAAGCTGCAATCTCGGTGAAATCATGTCGCTGTTTCTTGCCATTGTCTTTATGCCGCATGTTGTCTCCACCCTATCTGCCATACAGATACTGTGGGTCAATCTTGTGACAGATGCCTTTCCGGCACTGGCGCTTGGCGTGGATCCGATGGATAAATTCATCATGGAAGAAAAACCGCGGGACCGAAGAGAAAGTCTGTTTGCGCACGGCGGTATGATATTCACGATTATGAACGGTATGTTCATCGGTACCATTACTCTGGTTGCCTTCCGTAACGGTCTGGATGTCAGCCCTGCCAAGGCACAGACCATGGCCTTCATGGTATTATCGATTTCCCAGCTGTTCCATGCATTGAACCTGCGCTCCCGTACACATTCCATACTGGAGGTTGGAATCATGCGCAATAAGTGGCTGATTCTGACAATGGTGTTTGGAATCACACTGCAGATTGCAGTCTGCCAGCTGCCAATCTTCAATATGCTGCTGAAAACCGTTCCGCTGGATCTGTCCTCCTGGACAATGGTTCTCGGCATGTCCTTCAGTATTATCCTTATCAATGAAATCAGTAAATGGATAGCCAAAGAGAGGTAGCATGTAGCCATAAAAATATGGTATACTACTCCTGTTGACCATTGGCAGGTACATATGACTCTGGTCCTGTGTGCCTGCTTTTTCTATGGTCTTTTTGAAAAGGAGTAGATGTATGAAGCATTTTGAAGAACATGTTGAGGATGTTTCTCTCATTCTGGACGAAGAGGA
This region includes:
- a CDS encoding cation-translocating P-type ATPase — protein: MPYRMNIQEVVQETYSDLDKGLSEQEAAARLRDQGKNELLKKKKETVFQMFLEQFQDPMVIILIIGAIVSIFLKEYIDASIILTVIILNAIIGVVQEFKAEKAIDALEKLSTPKAFVVREGFLKEIDSKELVVGDLVELEVGGYIPADMRLVSSVNLKVEESTLTGESEAVEKDAALVYDEEINISDQRNMVFMSTYVTYGKARGIVVRTGMSSEVGKIARMLDETKEDMTPLQVRLAHLSKILGIGSVGICIAMFVVAVLQGRDLFDMLLLSISLAVAAIPEGLPAVVTIVLALGVQVMSRNNAIIRKLHAVETLGSVSVICSDKTGTLTQNKMHVVSSYANGALQNRSEELLRGFCLCNNATVQKEEILGEPTEAALMAFCEENGMHKDAEDLSYVRVNEISFDSTRKLMTTIHQHGKEYVAFTKGALEKVLDLCTQVRMDGTTVRMSSYEKNRILEASKKVSSDAQRVLALAMRSLKSPHESAVESKMTFIGFAGLIDPPREEVRDSIRLCHKAGIQVVMITGDHPLTAFAIARNLGIAKTEQQVITGKDLDEMNEETLAQHVQSYCVYARVTPEHKVRIVNAFKKHQLVVAMSGDGVNDAPSLKNADIGIAMGKTGTDVCKQASDMILADDNFATIVEAVEQGRNIYLNIQKAVLYLLSCNLGEIMSLFLAIVFMPHVVSTLSAIQILWVNLVTDAFPALALGVDPMDKFIMEEKPRDRRESLFAHGGMIFTIMNGMFIGTITLVAFRNGLDVSPAKAQTMAFMVLSISQLFHALNLRSRTHSILEVGIMRNKWLILTMVFGITLQIAVCQLPIFNMLLKTVPLDLSSWTMVLGMSFSIILINEISKWIAKER